From Longimicrobium sp., a single genomic window includes:
- the rpsH gene encoding 30S ribosomal protein S8, protein MVTDPIADLLTRVRNAQMARHRRVDMPVSKLKVEVSRLLKENHYIHDYKILDDGKHPVLRLYLKYYQDKPVIRELRRVSKPGLRQYVGVGEIPRVRNGLGMALLSTSRGVMTDRQARAAKVGGELLAIVW, encoded by the coding sequence ATGGTGACGGATCCGATCGCCGACCTGCTGACCCGGGTGCGCAACGCCCAGATGGCGCGCCACCGCCGGGTCGACATGCCGGTCAGCAAGCTGAAGGTCGAGGTTTCCCGCCTTCTCAAGGAAAATCACTACATCCACGACTACAAGATCCTGGATGACGGCAAGCACCCGGTGCTGCGCCTGTACCTGAAGTACTACCAGGACAAGCCGGTCATCCGCGAGCTGCGCCGCGTGTCCAAGCCCGGCCTGCGCCAGTACGTGGGCGTGGGCGAGATCCCGCGCGTGCGCAACGGGCTGGGAATGGCGCTGCTCAGCACCTCGCGCGGCGTGATGACCGACCGGCAGGCCCGCGCGGCCAAGGTCGGCGGCGAGCTGCTCGCCATCGTCTGGTAA
- a CDS encoding type Z 30S ribosomal protein S14, with protein MARKALIEKSKRKPKFSVRAHNRCNRCGRPRAFLRKFGLCRICFRQMALNGEIPGVRKASW; from the coding sequence ATGGCACGCAAGGCCCTGATCGAGAAGAGCAAGCGCAAGCCGAAGTTCAGCGTCCGGGCGCACAACCGCTGCAACCGCTGCGGCCGCCCGCGCGCCTTCCTGCGCAAGTTCGGGCTCTGCCGCATCTGCTTCCGGCAGATGGCGCTGAACGGGGAGATCCCCGGGGTGCGCAAGGCGAGCTGGTAA
- the rplF gene encoding 50S ribosomal protein L6 yields the protein MSRIGRRPVAVPAGVDITLDGNTVRVKGPRGELQRTLHRDVIVRREDDGQIVVERPSDQPEHRSLHGLSRTLVANMVEGVTTGFTKTLEIVGVGYRAETKPFGLTLALGYSHPIDYKAPPGITLRAVNPTTVEVSGTDKEVVGQVAAEIRSLRPPEPYKGKGVKYQGEVIRRKAGKAGGK from the coding sequence ATGTCGCGTATCGGAAGAAGGCCCGTGGCGGTTCCCGCCGGGGTCGACATCACGCTCGACGGCAACACCGTGCGCGTGAAGGGCCCCAGGGGCGAGCTGCAGCGCACGCTGCACAGGGACGTGATCGTGCGCCGCGAGGACGACGGCCAGATCGTGGTGGAGCGCCCCAGCGACCAGCCGGAGCACCGCTCGCTGCACGGGCTCAGCCGCACGCTGGTGGCCAACATGGTCGAGGGCGTGACCACCGGCTTCACCAAGACGCTCGAGATCGTGGGCGTGGGGTACCGCGCCGAGACCAAGCCCTTCGGGCTGACGCTCGCGCTGGGCTACAGCCACCCCATCGACTACAAGGCGCCCCCGGGGATCACCCTGCGGGCCGTCAATCCCACCACCGTCGAGGTCAGCGGGACCGACAAGGAAGTGGTGGGGCAGGTCGCGGCCGAGATCCGGTCGCTCCGTCCGCCCGAGCCCTACAAGGGCAAGGGCGTGAAGTACCAGGGCGAGGTGATCCGCCGCAAGGCGGGGAAGGCGGGCGGCAAGTAA